A single genomic interval of Camelina sativa cultivar DH55 chromosome 11, Cs, whole genome shotgun sequence harbors:
- the LOC104726339 gene encoding transcription factor IBH1-like isoform X2, whose translation MSSYNMVKQEFIKKWITTLHILDCSVEHPLNVTERKNAIKLSSDIAMAAARSSSTVWSRALISRSGNKTANKPMARRVLKKARNRMKNRCLTLRRNGNFTAKSGVRRRTELLKRLVPGGELIENKDYLIRETLDYIVYLRAQVDVMRTVAAVDSVTGNLTNDNN comes from the coding sequence ATGAGCAGTTATAACATGGTTAAGCAAGAATTTATCAAGAAATGGATAACTACTCTCCACATATTAGATTGTTCTGTTGAACATCCCTTGAACGTAACCGAGAGGAAAAATGCGATAAAACTGTCATCGGATATAGCCATGGCAGCCGCTAGAAGCAGCTCTACTGTATGGAGCCGCGCTCTCATCTCTAGGAGCGGAAACAAGACGGCCAACAAACCTATGGCTCGTCGAGTACTGAAAAAAGCTCGAAATCGGATGAAGAACCGTTGTCTCACTCTTAGACGAAATGGAAATTTCACAGCGAAAAGTGGAGTGAGAAGACGTACGGAGTTGCTTAAGCGTCTTGTACCTGGAGGCGAGTtaatagaaaacaaagattATTTGATAAGAGAGACACTTGATTACATCGTCTATCTCCGAGCGCAAGTGGACGTTATGCGAACCGTCGCAGCAGTAGATTCAGTAACCGGAAACTTAACGAACGATAACAACTAA
- the LOC104726342 gene encoding tetraspanin-15-like: protein MADNAQVVPIEEPAATVTATETTTTTTTEPEAKSSDQMESQTDNKPPVGTLVTLVNILAAGVLPIFTFVLSLTLLGYAVWLLYMRSYDCEDILGLPRVQTLASVGLLAVFVVSNAALFLRRKFPMPALVVMVVILLLMLFIGLAYAGVNEMQSRRFSATRTWFNLKVMDDVNWNNIKSCVYDKGACNDLIYGTPNEKHYNRRKMPPIKNGCCMPPETCNMDSLNATFWYRRKDEGPPLKTTVMYDGYGDEMLVGRISDCQLWRNDWSVLCYDCRSCKIGFVRSVRRKWWQLGIFLIVISIFLLISHLLIFLATFWERFKG from the exons CTGCTACAGAAACGACAACTACAACAACGACCGAGCCAGAAGCCAAGAGCTCTGACCAAATGGAGTCACAGACTGATAATAAGCCACCCGTTGGAACATTGGTTACACTTGTCAACATTTTAGCCGCTGGTGTCCTTCCGATCTTCACTTTCGTCCTCTCGCTTACACTTCTCGGCTACGCCGTGTGGCTCCTTTACATGCGTAGCTACGACTGCGAAGATATCCTCGGTCTGCCACGTGTCCAGACGCTAGCTAGCGTCGGCCTCCTTGCGGTGTTCGTTGTTAGCAATGCGGCTCTGTTCCTACGGCGGAAGTTTCCGATGCCAGCACTTGTGGTGATGGTGGTGATCTTGTTGTTGATGCTTTTCATCGGTTTGGCGTATGCGGGAGTCAATGAGATGCAGAGCCGGCGGTTTTCAGCGACAAGGACGTGGTTCAACCTCAAAGTCATGGACGATGTGAACTGGAACAATATCAAATCTTGTGTCTACGATAAGGGAGCTTGTAACGACCTCATTTACGGAACTCcaaatgaaaaacattacaataGAAGAAAAATGCCACCCATCAAG AATGGATGTTGTATGCCGCCGGAGACATGTAACATGGATTCGTTAAACGCAACGTTTTGGTACAGAAGAAAAGACGAAGGGCCACCGTTAAAGACGACGGTGATGTACGATGGATACGGTGATGAGATGCTGGTCGGAAGGATAAGTGACTGTCAGCTGTGGAGGAACGATTGGAGCGTGTTGTGCTATGATTGTAGGTCTTGCAAAATCGGATTCGTAAGGTCGGTAAGGAGGAAATGGTGGCAGCTTGGTATCTTCTTGATCGTCATCTCCATATTTCTTCTCATCTCTCATCTCTTGATCTTCTTGGCCACTTTTTGGGAACGATTCAAAGGTTAG
- the LOC104726339 gene encoding transcription factor IBH1-like isoform X1, translating into MMSSYNMVKQEFIKKWITTLHILDCSVEHPLNVTERKNAIKLSSDIAMAAARSSSTVWSRALISRSGNKTANKPMARRVLKKARNRMKNRCLTLRRNGNFTAKSGVRRRTELLKRLVPGGELIENKDYLIRETLDYIVYLRAQVDVMRTVAAVDSVTGNLTNDNN; encoded by the exons AT GATGAGCAGTTATAACATGGTTAAGCAAGAATTTATCAAGAAATGGATAACTACTCTCCACATATTAGATTGTTCTGTTGAACATCCCTTGAACGTAACCGAGAGGAAAAATGCGATAAAACTGTCATCGGATATAGCCATGGCAGCCGCTAGAAGCAGCTCTACTGTATGGAGCCGCGCTCTCATCTCTAGGAGCGGAAACAAGACGGCCAACAAACCTATGGCTCGTCGAGTACTGAAAAAAGCTCGAAATCGGATGAAGAACCGTTGTCTCACTCTTAGACGAAATGGAAATTTCACAGCGAAAAGTGGAGTGAGAAGACGTACGGAGTTGCTTAAGCGTCTTGTACCTGGAGGCGAGTtaatagaaaacaaagattATTTGATAAGAGAGACACTTGATTACATCGTCTATCTCCGAGCGCAAGTGGACGTTATGCGAACCGTCGCAGCAGTAGATTCAGTAACCGGAAACTTAACGAACGATAACAACTAA
- the LOC104726341 gene encoding protein ECERIFERUM 3: MVALLSTWPWENFGNLKYILYGPLVAQVVYSWAYEEDITKALWCLHILIICGLKALVHELWSVFNNMLFVTRTLRINPKGIDFKQIDHEWHWDNYIILQAIIAGLICYMSPPLMMMMNSLPLWNTKGLIALIVLHVTFSEPLYYFLHKSIHRNNYFFTHYHSFHHSSPVPHPMTAGNATLLENLILCVVAGVPLIGSCLFGVGSLSVMYGYAVMFDFMRCLGHCNVEIFSHKLFETLPFLRYLIYTPTYHSLHHQEMGTNFCLFMPLFDVLGNTQNPNSWELQKKIRLSAEERKRVPEFVFLAHGVDVMSAMHAPFVFRSFASIPYTTRFFLLPMWPFTFCVMLGMWAWSKTFLFSFYTLRNNLCQTWGVPRFGFQYFLPFATQGINNLIEEAILTADKIGVKVISLAALNKNEALNGGGTLFVNKHPNLRVRVVHGNTLTAAVILNEIPKDVKEVFLTGATSKLGRAIALYLCRRGVRVLMLTLSVERFQKIQKEAPVEFQNYLVQVTKYNAAQHCKTWIVGKWLTPREQSWAPAGTHFHQFVVPPILKFRRNCTYGDLAAMRLPKNVEGLATCEYTMERGVVHACHAGGVVHMLEGWEHHEVGAIDVDRIDLVWEAAMKYGLSSVSSLTN, translated from the exons atggttgCTCTTTTATCTACTTGGCCTTGGGAAAACTTTGGCAATCTCAAG TATATATTGTACGGTCCATTAGTTGCACAAGTGGTGTACTCATGGGCATATGAAGAAGATATCACAAAGGCTCTTTGGTGTCTTCATATTCTCATCATCTGTGGACTCAAAGCACTCGTTCATGAACTATGGAGCGTTTTCAACAACATGCTTTTCGTGACTCGTACTCTAAGGATTAACCCTAAAGGCATCGACTTTAAGCAGATTGATCACGAATGGCACTG GGACAATTACATAATCCTACAAGCAATAATTGCGGGTTTGATCTGCTACATGTCTCcaccattgatgatgatgatgaacagtCTTCCTCTGTGGAACACGAAAGGACTCATCGCATTAATTGTGCTACACGTGACTTTCTCAGAGCCTTTATACTACTTTCTGCACAAATCTATCCATCGTAACAACTACTTCTTCACGCATTACCACTCCTTCCACCACTCATCTCCTGTTCCACATCCCATGACTG CTGGAAACGCAACGTTATTGGAAAACCTTATCCTCTGTGTCGTAGCTGGAGTTCCTTTGATTGGATCTTGCTTGTTTGGGGTTGGATCATTAAGTGTGATGTACGGATACGCTGTTATGTTTGATTTCATGAGGTGTTTAGGACACTGCAACGTTGAGATATTCTCACACAAGCTATTCGAGACTCTTCCATTCCTACGATATCTCATCTACACTCCAAC GTACCATAGTCTACATCATCAAGAAATGGGGACCAACTTTTGTCTATTTATGCCTCTCTTTGATGTTTTGGGCAACACACAAAACCCAAACTCGTGGGAACTCCAAAAGAAGATTCGTCTCAGTGCAG AGGAACGGAAGAGAGTACCGGAGTTTGTGTTCTTAGCTCACGGTGTGGATGTAATGTCGGCGATGCACGCACCATTCGTGTTCAGATCGTTTGCTTCAATACCGTACACTACAAGGTTCTTCTTGCTGCCAATGTGGCCATTCACGTTCTGTGTAATGTTGGGCATGTGGGCTTGGTCAAAGACTTTTCTTTTCAGCTTCTATACACTCAGAAACAATCTTTGCCAGACTTGGGGCGTTCCCAGATTCGGATTCCAA TATTTCTTACCGTTTGCTACACAAGGCATTAATAATCTGATTGAGGAAGCGATTCTGACAGCTGATAAGATTGGTGTTAAAGTTATAAGCTTGGCTGCTCTCAACAAG AACGAAGCTCTAAATGGTGGTGGAACGCTGTTTGTCAACAAGCACCCTAACCTTAGAGTTCGTGTGGTTCATGGGAACACTTTAACTGCAGCAGTGATTCTCAATGAAATTCCTAAAGATGTGAAAGAGGTTTTCTTGACTGGAGCCACTTCTAAGCTTGGAAGAGCCATTGCTCTTTACCTCTGTCGCCGTGGAGTCAGAGTTCTC ATGTTGACATTATCTGTGGAAAGGTTCCAAAAGATTCAGAAAGAGGCTCCTGTTGAGTTCCAGAACTACCTTGTACAAGTGACCAAATACAACGCTGCGCAACACTGCAAG ACTTGGATCGTTGGAAAATGGTTAACACCGCGGGAGCAGAGCTGGGCTCCCGCAGGGACACATTTCCACCAGTTTGTGGTGCCACCGATCCTAAAGTTTAGACGGAACTGCACTTACGGCGATCTAGCAGCTATGAGACTCCCTAAAAATGTCGAAGGACTCGCAACTTGCGAG TACACAATGGAGAGAGGAGTGGTGCACGCGTGCCATGCAGGAGGAGTGGTTCATATGCTAGAGGGTTGGGAGCATCATGAGGTTGGAGCCATCGACGTTGACCGTATTGATCTGGTGTGGGAAGCTGCCATGAAATACGGTCTTAGCTCTGTTTCTTCACTCACAAACTGA
- the LOC109127685 gene encoding uncharacterized protein LOC109127685, translating to MRCRALNIRRRKRVMVNVSSRKLMTRLRRMVAPETSFSGEVVDGDTLYRLTADHIFLLQARIQLLRRISSVCGL from the coding sequence ATGAGGTGTAGAGCACTTAATATtcggagaagaaagagagtgatGGTTAATGTGAGCTCAAGGAAGCTCATGACCCGTCTTCGGCGAATGGTTGCTCCGGAAACGAGTTTTTCCGGCGAGGTTGTTGACGGTGACACACTTTATCGGCTCACGGCTGATCACATTTTCCTACTTCAAGCAAGAATCCAACTTCTTCGTCGTATTTCCTCTGTATGTGGTCTCTAG
- the LOC104726340 gene encoding uncharacterized protein LOC104726340, giving the protein MKRVSLGARKKHKRKKNIRFVKSIVAYLKSDDYMFAPLFSNSPPFTTEINTPPPSSSKTDHISLTGFESLGYERVIKKKKKRTMSEKVKRYLKSDCHMYGPVISSPKLASASLKGKLQITNLVTMEVSTSNTTTRGDNSNYRNLRSDIVEQALHNGRINSPKRGLVSLEGQRGGLSRETDLSSTFSSLPEEKMVKPDQRRVTIE; this is encoded by the exons ATGAAAAGAGTTTCATTGGGTGCGCGTAAGAAACacaagaggaagaaaaacataagattcGTGAAGAGTATCGTGGCTTACCTCAAATCCGATGATTACATGTTCGCTCCTCTGTTTTCCAATTCCCCACCGTTCACGACTGAGATAAATACGCCTCCGCCGTCGAGTTCGAAGACGGACCACATCTCCCTGACAG GGTTTGAGTCATTGGGGTATGAGAGggtaattaagaagaagaagaagagaacaatgtCTGAGAAAGTTAAGAGATATCTAAAATCTGATTGTCACATGTACGGACCAGTGATCTCATCTCCAAAGCTTGCTTCTGCTTCACTTAAAG GGAAATTGCAAATAACAAATCTGGTTACGATGGAAGTATCAACGAGTAATACAACCACGAGGGGAGATAACAGCAATTATAGGAATCTCCGGTCAGATATTGTAGAACAGGCATTGCATAATGGAAGGATCAACTCTCCAAAACGAGGATTGGTTAGCTTAGAAGGACAACGAGGTGGACTAAGCCGTGAAACAGATCTTTCATCAACTTTTTCCTCTCTACCAG AGGAAAAGATGGTGAAGCCAGATCAAAGGAGAGTTACTATTGAGTGA
- the LOC104728963 gene encoding uncharacterized protein LOC104728963 has product MTTPNPTPNPMETRRTISPYDLTAADNPGAVISHPLLNGSNYDEWSCGMKTTLCFRKKFGFLDGSITRPAEGSPDLEDWWTIQALLVSWIKMSIDTSLRSSISHRDVAKDLWDTLKKRFSVTNGPRIQQLKAELACCKQHGLAIEAYFGKLNQIWDNMAHYRPLRVCKCGKCECNLGSLQEQDHEGEHVHDFLFGLDDTYHTVRSTLVSRTPLQPLEEIYNVVRQEEDLKTTLHLNDDTSAVTAHAIQVKPHVTHHRTDPTPISDSPSLCKHCQRPGHASDSFFAVIGYPEWWGERPRSRTASVRGRGAATSGRGRSVSYANVVLVPPMPTSEQVNYTITNADRDGVSGLNDNQWRMLKNLLNRGASTSTEKLSDKSSVSSWILDSGASHHLTGTFEHFSSVLDMPPVIIILADGRERISTKQGTVNLGSHLLLKSVYFVEELTTDLIVVGQLMDENRCVVQMADQFLVIQDRVSRTVIGAGKRELGTFTFHSTKFAGEVRTRDDALYDLWHHRLGHLATQVIGSLKHVSIFVSSTLMNKACAFQTTVQSFRSDNGSEFISLTKYFRQEGFNVI; this is encoded by the exons ATGACAACACCGAACCCCACCCCGAACCCGATGGAGACACGCCGTACGATCTCTCCTTATGACCTTACCGCCGCTGATAATCCCGGCGCCGTGATTTCTCATCCCTTACTCAACGGATCCAACTATGATGAATGGTCTTGCGGAATGAAAACAACCCTCTGTTTCCGCAAGAAGTTTGGTTTTCTTGATGGGTCTATCACTCGTCCAGCTGAAGGCTCTCCAGATCTCGAAGATTGGTGGACTATTCAAGCATTGCTTGTCTCCTGGATCAAGATGTCCATCGATACGTCTCTCCGCTCCAGTATCTCACATCGTGATGTTGCTAAGGATCTTTGGGACACCTTGAAGAAACGCTTTTCGGTGACCAATGGTCCTCGTATTCAACAACTTAAGGCCGAGTTGGCGTGTTGCAAGCAACATGGTCTTGCCATTGAAGCTTACTTTGGTAAGCTTAACCAAATTTGGGACAACATGGCTCATTATCGTCCATTGCGTGTTTGCAAATGCGGTAAATGCGAGTGTAATTTAGGTTCTCTACAAGAACAAGATCATGAAGGTGAACATGTACATGATTTCCTTTTTGGTCTTGACGACACTTACCATACTGTGCGGTCTACGTTAGTGTCTCGTACTCCACTTCAACCTTTGGAGGAGATCTACAATGTGGTTCGCCAAGAAGAGGACCTTAAGACTACGTTACATCTCAATGACGACACGTCTGCTGTTACGGCTCATGCTATTCAAGTCAAGCCTCATGTGACCCACCATCGAACCGATCCCACACCAATTTCTGATAGCCCTTCTCTTTGCAAGCACTGCCAACGCCCTGGTCATGCTTCTGATAGTTTCTTTGCTGTCATTGGGTACCCTGAATGGTGGGGAGAACGTCCACGCAGTCGAACCGCATCTGTTCGTGGTAGAGGTGCTGCAACGTCTGGTCGGGGCCGATCAGTGAGTTATGCTAATGTTGTTCTTGTTCCACCTATGCCCACTTCAGAGCAAGTGAACTACACAATCACCAATGCGGATCGCGATGGTGTCAGTGGCCTCAATGACAACCAATGGCGTATGCTGAAGAATCTCTTGAATCGAGGAGCTAGCACGAGTACTGAGAAACTCTCCGATAAGTCCTCTGTTTCATCTTGGATTTTAGattcgggtgcttctcaccactTGACTGGTACCTTCGAGCATTTTTCAAGTGTTCTAGATATGCCTCctgttataataattttagcTGATGGTCGTGAAAGAATTTCAACCAAACAAGGCACCGTGAATTTGGGTTCTCATCTGCTTCTGAAATCAGTGTATTTTGTTGAAGAGCTAACAACCGACTTAATTGTCGTAGGACAGTTAATGGATGAAAACCGTTGTGTGGTACAAATGGCTGATCAGTTTCTTGTTATCCAGGACCGAGTTTCAAGGACGGTGATTGGGGCTGGTAAACGTGAATTGGGAACCTTCACTTTTCACAGCACGAAGTTCGCTGGTGAGGTGAGAACTCGTGATGATGCCTTGTACGATTTATGGCACCATCGTTTGGGTCATCTGGCTACGCAAGTTATTGGTTCGCTTAAGCATGTgtccatttttgtttcttctacacTTATGAATAAGGCGTGTGCT TTTCAAACAACGGTTCAAAGCTTTCGCAGCGATAACGGCAGCGAGTTCATCAGTTTAACCAAATACTTTCGTCAAGAGG GGTTTAACGTCATATGA